The Candidozyma auris chromosome 1, complete sequence genome includes a region encoding these proteins:
- the SAC7 gene encoding Sac7p, with protein sequence MSYSASPTNRGSLFGWVKSLKRGTLSNDSVNEYSDSDVLSGESKSPTRSVASHAQNQQQQSQAQQMHLSSSSHHFNLGFHHSPQHHQQQAHQSHSNQNIHHSSSPTSPPQNVIPFPHHHQSPSSSDFLRPLLHHKSRSTNNVNRVRSNSNSTNPASSFANSDLRQHRDSFLQSNSLVDENSKYFGVPLADAISQASAKISILGATTSSKSSADDVLHYGRIPVVVAKCGVYLKKNGLTVEGIFRVGGASKRIKELQIIFNSPPEFGKKLNWEGYTVHDAASVLRRYLNALPEPLIPLHLYEEFRDPLKARPRIIKYMRYKANNPSKVGTSQAAAPSRGSGDVQQPPKIASEVANQMESSSEALQIDEDKEEKIHEAGAVPTSKSSEGSPSAQSKAQRKARNYKKLTRDVYEAIDEYKMLLDDLPQLSKQLLFYILDLLAMVSSNSHQNLMSPRNLAAIFQPSILSHPNHDMDPEEYALSQSVVEFLIQYAYKLLPNHDQPSPEPATPIDTPQPKETKPSEGTLPDRMKSSYSHLDPRTTGRQHSQSLSSPNPDDLDLIGFRNSKVPNRGVALSDTEHDFASGSSEDDCVSETGQGLPRRSDPLNLLYVVNADNTNDDGASGNGGYTSRGSSKLSPPIIVSEAHNG encoded by the coding sequence ATGTCCTACTCGGCGTCCCCGACTAATCGAGGCCTGTTATTTGGCTGGGTCAAGAGTTTGAAACGCGGCACTCTTCTGAACGACTCTGTCAACGAGTACCTGGACTCGGACGTGCTCTCTGGAGAGTCCAAGTCGCCGACACGATCGGTAGCGTCACATGCTCAGaatcagcagcagcagagcCAGGCTCAACAAATGCATctactgctgctgctgcacCACTTTAATTTGGGGTTCCACCATCTGCCTCAGCATCACCAACAGCAAGCCCACCAGAGTCACTCGAACCAGAATATTCACCATCTGAGCTCTCCAACGTCTCCACCGCAGAATGTTATTCCCTTCCCGCACCACCACCAGCTGCCGTCGTCGCTGGATTTCTTGAGACCCTTGTTGCATCATAAACTGCGCTCCACCAACAACGTCAACAGAGTGCGTTCCAATCTGAATCTGACAAACCCAGCGCTGCTGTTTGCGAACTCGGACTTGCGCCAGCACAGGGATagctttttgcaaagtAACCTGTTGGTTGATGAGAATAGCAAGTACTTTGGCGTACCTTTGGCCGATGCCATTTCGCAGGCGCTGGCAAAGATTTCTATCTTGGGCGCCACAACTTCCTCTAAACTGTCTGCTGACGATGTGCTCCATTATGGGCGCATCCCTGTGGTTGTTGCCAAATGTGGTGTCTACCTTAAGAAGAATGGTCTCACTGTCGAGGGCATTTTCCGTGTGGGTGGTGCCTCAAAACGTATCAAGGAGCTCCAGATCATTTTCAATTCCCCTCCTGAATTCGGTAAAAAACTCAACTGGGAAGGTTACACAGTCCACGACGCAGCCTCCGTACTCAGGCGCTACCTTAATGCTCTTCCTGAGCCTCTTATTCCCTTACATCTTTATGAAGAGTTTAGAGACCCTCTCAAAGCTCGTCCTAGAATCATCAAGTACATGAGATACAAGGCCAACAACCCTCTGAAGGTTGGCACTTCGCAAGCAGCCGCTCCTTCTAGAGGAAGCGGTGATGTGCAGCAGCCTCCAAAGATTGCTTCCGAGGTAGCTAACCAGATGGAATCACTGAgtgaagctcttcaaattgacgaggataaagaagagaagattcATGAGGCTGGTGCAGTGCCAACATCGAAATCTTCCGAGGGTTCTCCATCAGCACAATCCAAGGCTCAGCGGAAGGCAAGAAACTATAAGAAACTCACTCGTGACGTGTACGAGGCCATTGACGAGTACAAGATGCTACTTGATGATCTACCCCAGCTACTGAAGCAATTGCTTTTCTATATCTTGGACTTGCTCGCCATGGTGCTGAGCAATTCCCACCAGAATCTCATGCTGCCGAGAAACTTGGCTGCCATATTTCAGCCGTCCATCCTTTCCCATCCTAATCATGATATGGATCCTGAAGAGTACGCGTTGTCGCAATCTGTGGTCGAGTTCCTTATACAATACGCGTACAAACTATTGCCGAACCATGATCAGCCTTCTCCAGAACCGGCTACTCCTATAGATACACCACAGCCAAAGGAAACGAAACCTAGTGAAGGTACATTGCCTGATCGCATGAAATCGTCATATTCCCATCTTGATCCACGCACTACGGGCAGACAGCACAGTCAATCTCTCCTGTCGCCCAATCCCGATGATTTGGACCTAATTGGGTTCCGCAACTCCAAAGTTCCCAATAGAGGAGTTGCTCTCTCAGACACAGAACATGATTTTGCTTCTGGAAGCAGCGAGGACGATTGCGTTTCTGAGACAGGCCAGGGCCTCCCTAGGCGGTCAGACCCACTTAATCTTCTCTACGTTGTTAACGCAGACAACACTAACGATGATGGGGCTAGTGGCAATGGAGGCTACACTTCACGCGGGTCGTCGAAATTGTCGCCTCCCATTATTGTATCTGAGGCGCATAATGGCTAG
- the RAD3 gene encoding TFIIH/NER complex ATP-dependent 5'-3' DNA helicase subunit RAD3 — protein sequence MKFYIDDLPVLFPYPKIYPEQYAYMSDIKKTLDVGGNCILEMPSGTGKTVSLLSLTVAYQMHYPEHRKIVYCSRTMSEIEKALIELQKLMDYRTSQLGYKEDFRGLGLTSRKNLCLHPQVSQERKGAVVDEKCRRLTNGQLKSRLEGDGVSHEQMLQNPDQYGLCSYHERLYDFDQHDLLPQGVFSFESLLEYCKKEGTCPYFTVRRMISFCNVIIYSYHYLLDPKIAERVSKELSKDSIIIFDEAHNIDNVCIESLSLYLTDDTMKRASRGANKLAEAVEEMKAQDSEKLQNEYEKLVEGLRQNEIAREEDLFMANPVLPKDLLDEAIPGNIRKAEHFISFLKRFIEYLKTRMKVLHVISETPVSFLQHLKELTFIDRKPLRFCSERLSLLVRTLELADVEDLNALKDIATFATLVSTYETGFQLILEPFETEGATVPNPILHFTCLDASIAIKPVFDRFSSVIITSGTISPLDMYPKMMNFQTVIQESYTMTLARRSFLPMIVTKGSDQVSISSRFEIRNDPSVVRNYGSLLIEFSKITPDGMVVFFPSYLYMESIISMWQGMGVLDEVWKYKLILVETPDAQETSLALETYRKACSNGRGAVLLSVARGKVSEGIDFDHHYGRTVLMIGIPFQYTESRILKARLEFMRDHFQIKENDFLSFDAMRHAAQCLGRVLRGKDDYGIMVLADRRFARKKNQLPKWIAQALLDSDTNLSTDMALANAKKFLRSLAQPTNAKDAEGVSVWDIHQLEEHQRQQKKKMDKKIDVEDEVAENGQEDDFMDLDEADLELL from the coding sequence atgaAGTTCTACATCGACGATTTGCCCGTGCTCTTCCCGTACCCCAAGATCTACCCGGAGCAGTATGCCTACATGAGcgacatcaagaaaacgCTAGATGTCGGAGGCAACTGCATTCTCGAGATGCCTTCAGGAACAGGCAAGACGGTGTCGTTGCTCTCTCTAACGGTGGCCTACCAGATGCATTACCCGGAACACAGGAAGATCGTGTACTGTTCTCGTACAATGTCGGAGATCGAGAAAGCGTTGATCGAATTGCAGAAACTCATGGACTACAGAACTTCTCAGCTAGGCTACAAGGAGGACTTCCGTGGGTTGGGGCTCACGTCGAGAAAGAACTTGTGCTTGCACCCGCAGGTGTCGCAAGAGAGAAAGGGTGCAGTGGTGGATGAAAAGTGCCGAAGGCTCACCAATGGGCAGTTGAAGCTGAGGCTAGAAGGCGACGGGGTGTCGCATGAGCAGATGCTCCAGAACCCGGACCAGTACGGCTTGTGCTCGTACCACGAGAGGCTCTACGATTTTGATCAGCACGACTTGTTACCGCAGGGGGTGTTTTCGTTTGAGTCATTGCTTGAAtattgcaaaaaagaaggcacATGCCCGTATTTCACCGTGAGAAGaatgatctctttttgtaaTGTGATCATCTACTCGTACCACTATTTATTGGACCCGAAAATCGCTGAAAGGGTCTCGAAGGAGCTTTCCAAAGAcagcatcatcatctttgacGAGGCTCACAATATAGATAACGTTTGCATCGAGTCGCTTTCGCTATATTTGACGGATGATACGATGAAACGAGCGTCTCGTGGCGCCAACAAGCTAGCGGAAGCCGTGGAGGAGATGAAGGCTCAGGATAGCGAAAAGTTGCAGAATGAATACGAGAAGCTCGTCGAGGGGCTAAGACAGAACGAGATtgctcgagaagaagacctCTTCATGGCCAACCCGGTTCTCCCGAAGGATTTGCTTGATGAGGCTATTCCAGGCAATATAAGAAAAGCAGAGCATTTTATTTCGTTTCTAAAACGGTTCATTGAGTACTTGAAAACCAGAATGAAGGTTCTTCATGTCATCAGTGAGACACCTGTCTCATTTCTACAGCATCTTAAGGAACTTACATTCATTGATAGAAAGCCTTTACGGTTTTGTTCAGAGCGCTTATCGCTTTTGGTGAGAACCCTAGAGCTAGCTGATGTCGAGGATCTAAACGCTTTGAAGGATATCGCAACGTTTGCCACGTTGGTCTCCACGTACGAAACTGGCTTTCAGCTCATTTTGGAACCGTTCGAAACCGAGGGTGCCACTGTACCCAACCCTATTTTGCATTTCACCTGCTTGGACGCATCGATTGCAATCAAGCCCGTGTTCGACCGCTTTTCCTCCGTCATCATAACCTCGGGAACAATCTCTCCATTGGACATGTACCCCAAAATGATGAATTTCCAAACCGTAATCCAGGAGTCTTACACGATGACGTTGGCCAGAAGGTCGTTCTTGCCAATGATCGTGACAAAGGGATCGGACCAGGTGTCTATCTCTTCACGATTTGAGATAAGAAACGATCCATCGGTTGTGCGTAACTATGGTTCGTTGCTCATTGAGTTTTCAAAGATCACGCCTGACGGAATGGTTGTTTTCTTCCCTTCGTATCTTTATATGGAGTCTATCATCTCCATGTGGCAGGGTATGGGTGTTCTAGATGAGGTGTGGAAGTACAAGTTGATTCTCGTGGAGACGCCTGATGCCCAAGAAACATCATTGGCGTTGGAGACATACCGCAAAGCGTGCTCTAACGGGCGTGGAGCTGTTCTTCTCTCTGTGGCTCGAGGAAAAGTGTCGGAAGGTATCGATTTTGATCACCACTACGGTCGCACAGTGCTCATGATTGGTATTCCTTTCCAGTACACCGAATCTAGAATCTTGAAAGCACGTCTCGAGTTCATGAGAGACCATTTCcagatcaaggaaaacgactttctctctttcgACGCCATGAGACATGCAGCCCAATGTTTGGGTCGAGTCCTTCGTGGTAAGGACGACTACGGTATCATGGTTCTAGCAGACCGAAGATTTgccagaaagaaaaatcagCTTCCCAAGTGGATTGCTCAAGCCTTGTTGGACTCGGACACGAATCTTTCCACAGATATGGCCCTAGCCAATgcaaagaagttcttgCGGTCGTTGGCGCAGCCTACTAATGCTAAAGATGCAGAGGGGGTGTCGGTGTGGGACATCCACCAATTGGAGGAACACCAGAGacagcagaagaagaagatggatAAAAAGATAGATGTTGAAGACGAAGTGGCCGAGAATggacaagaagatgattttATGGACCTTGACGAAGCCgaccttgagcttctttga
- a CDS encoding nucleoside monophosphate kinase, whose amino-acid sequence MTLAKTIKLAKPARIILLGAPGAGKTTQCARILNTFDGFTSLSSKQIFRTEIARGSPFSSSVKKLMERGALIPDDVTMCLTQNYLYEHNWFNKVSNWVIHGLPRTRAQAIALDRILDGNAAGANVAIELNVDQKLILDRIENRWVHPPSGRVYNLKYDPPEVPFKDDITGEPLIKRPDDNAELFRSRLEQYNEEIEQVRSYYQRRNIWHEVEGKSSDILFPKIKDLLVRKFGQA is encoded by the coding sequence ATGACGCTTGCCAAAACAATCAAGCTAGCCAAACCAGCACGCATCATTCTCCTTGGGGCGCCCGGCGCCGGCAAAACCACCCAGTGCGCCAGGATCTTGAACACTTTTGATGGCTTCACCCTGCTCTCATCTAAGCAAATCTTCCGCACCGAGATCGCCAGAGGCCTGCCCTTTAGCTCGTcggtgaagaagctcatggAACGGGGAGCGTTGATCCCAGACGACGTCACCATGTGCTTGACCCAGAACTACTTGTACGAGCACAATTGGTTCAACAAGGTCTCCAACTGGGTCATCCACGGGTTGCCCAGAACACGGGCACAGGCAATTGCCTTGGACAGGATTCTCGACGGCAACGCTGCGGGCGCCAATGTGGCCATTGAGTTGAATGTGGACCAGAAACTCATTCTCGATCGCATCGAGAACAGGTGGGTGCACCCACCCTCTGGCAGAGTGTACAACTTGAAGTACGACCCGCCCGAGGTGCCTTTCAAGGATGACATCACGGGGGAGCCGTTGATCAAGCGGCCAGACGACAATGCCGAGTTGTTCAGGCTGCGCTTGGAACAGTATAACGAAGAGATCGAGCAGGTGCGGCTGTACTACCAGCGGAGGAACATCTGGCACGAGGTGGAGGGCAAGTCGCTGGATATTTTGTTTCCGAAGATCAAAGATTTGCTTGTGAGGAAGTTTGGACAGGCCTAA
- a CDS encoding adenylate kinase family protein, with translation MKLAKQLRLLLLGAPGSGKGTQTSRLVKAFPTLNSLSSGDILRAEVARGTPLGLQASKLIEEGKLVPDETMVGVIKNHLLENDWLNGDSSWLLDGFPRTGAQAKDLDKVLHENRADINLVVELDVDQKKILERVEARWIHPASGRVYNLDYNPPKEPYRDDETGEKLEKRKDDTAEVFGKRLDKYNEEISSLREYYSKKGILHPVAGETSDIIFPKIKKLIEEKFGTASEGSS, from the coding sequence ATGAAATTGGCAAAACAGCTTAggctccttcttcttggagcCCCCGGATCAGGCAAAGGCACGCAAACGTCCAGACTCGTGAAGGCGTTTCCCACCCTCAACTCGCTTTCTTCAGGAGATATCCTTCGAGCCGAGGTTGCTCGAGGAACGCCGTTGGGCTTGCAAGCTTCCAAGCtaattgaagaaggaaaactTGTTCCCGACGAAACGATGGTCGGGGTCATCAAAAACCATTTGTTAGAGAATGACTGGCTCAATGGCGACTCGCTGTGGCTTCTAGATGGGTTCCCCAGAACAGGAGCCCAGGCTAAAGATTTGGATAAAGTTTTGCATGAGAACAGGGCCGACATCAATCTTGTGGTAGAGTTGGACGTGgaccagaagaagattctcGAGAGGGTGGAGGCTAGGTGGATCCACCCGGCGCTGGGAAGAGTGTACAATTTGGACTACAATCCGCCCAAGGAACCGTACAGGGACGACGAGACGGGCGAGAAGTTAGAGAAGCGCAAAGACGACACGGCAGAGGTGTTTGGGAAGCGCTTGGATAAGTACAACGAGGAGATTCTGTCGCTTCGGGAGTATTACAGCAAAAAGGGCATTTTGCACCCGGTGGCAGGGGAAACGTCGGATATCATTTTCcccaagatcaagaagttgatcgAGGAGAAGTTTGGCACTGCCTCGGAGGGCTCCAGCTAG
- a CDS encoding deubiquitination module subunit: MSKSGVDSSRIVTLDSVRSLASPVNSSKAVWKDLGVYLDKKLDWHLESSPNNSSSAASTKLLYTALSDSSYLSQVSKYQICNSCGRPIGEDSLATHYERCLEMKQKRAEAENGSATPSVTTNKRKRGRAALSETQGSSVDSSRMTSPNPSTPSNSQSSKDQPRPKKKYKKSQMQKEKEAANAAAAAAAAAEAAAQRANSQHKKKKTQKPKAPSKAKGHVDVEKQCGVPLPMGGFCARSLTCKTHSMGAKRAVPGRSAPYDVLLQQYQKRNQARLAQNNALAAQRRENAQLSGMAGVEGADGGAGALPVVLDPDEETHLVLEGVSKSAPIPLERKVMIAARSRHRFLSMREAYANALITNGASTTDSSGSSGDLTLANQAISGSIGGLQSRCALVNVDATPNTEQSTQVSAAINGEFYNVRTASKAIATTAQYNYQQQKQFQQRVYELQQQQLKQRQMMQQQAQQKQQQQQQQQQQQQQAAARQEQRPVAAQSS; encoded by the coding sequence ATGTCCAAAAGTGGCGTTGACCTGTCCCGAATCGTTACTCTCGATAGCGTACGTTCCCTAGCGTCTCCAGTAAACTCGTCAAAGGCTGTCTGGAAGGACTTGGGCGTCTATTTGGACAAGAAACTCGACTGGCACTTGGAATCGTCCCCAAACAATTCTTCGAGTGCAGCCTCTACAAAGCTCTTATACACGGCTCTTTCGGACTCCTCCTACTTATCCCAGGTCTCAAAGTACCAGATCTGTAACAGCTGTGGCAGGCCCATAGGCGAGGATTCTTTGGCAACACACTACGAGCGGTGTTTGGAaatgaagcaaaagagagcAGAGGCGGAAAATGGCTCCGCCACGCCCTCAGTGACTAcaaacaagagaaagagaggcAGAGCCGCCCTATCAGAGACCCAGGGCTCCTCTGTTGACTCCTCTCGCATGACACTGCCTAACCCTAGTACTCCTAGTAACTCACAGAGTCTGAAAGATCAACCCAGACCTAAAAAGAAGTATAAGAAGAGTCAGATgcagaaggagaaggaggcagCTAACGCTGCGGCAGCGGCggccgctgctgctgaagcAGCTGCTCAAAGAGCCAATAGTCAGcataaaaagaagaagacgcaAAAGCCAAAGGCTCCGTCGAAGGCAAAAGGGCATGTGGATGTGGAAAAACAGTGTGGTGTTCCATTGCCCATGGGAGGTTTCTGTGCTCGTTCTTTAACCTGTAAAACACACTCTATGGGTGCAAAGAGAGCTGTTCCTGGCCGTAGTGCTCCTTATGATGTTTTGCTTCAGCAGTACCAAAAGCGTAACCAGGCGAGGTTGGCTCAGAATAATGCCTTGGCTGcgcaaagaagagaaaacgCTCAGCTTTCCGGTATGGCTGGCGTGGAAGGCGCCGATGGTGGCGCTGGCGCTCTCCCTGTGGTGCTCGACCCTGATGAGGAGACCCACCTCGTGTTGGAAGGTGTCTCCAAAAGTGCACCCATTCCTTTGGAGCGGAAGGTCATGATTGCCGCAAGAAGCAGGCACCGTTTCCTCAGCATGCGTGAAGCGTATGCTAATGCGTTGATCACCAACGGCGCTTCAACTACAGACTCTCTGGGCTCTTCCGGAGACCTCACGCTTGCAAATCAGGCCATCTCAGGCTCCATCGGCGGTCTTCAAAGCAGATGCGCATTGGTGAATGTGGATGCTACGCCGAATACTGAGCAGTCTACACAAGTCAGTGCTGCTATCAATGGTGAGTTTTACAACGTGAGAACTGCTCTGAAGGCCATCGCTACCACTGCACAATACAACTATCAGCAACAGAAGCAGTTCCAGCAGAGAGTGTATGAgcttcagcaacaacagctcAAGCAGAGGCAAATGATGCAACAACAGGCTCAGcaaaaacaacaacagcagcagcaacaacagcagcagcaacaacaagcaGCAGCCAGACAAGAACAGCGCCCTGTAGCAGCACAATCGCTGTAA
- the IPL1 gene encoding aurora kinase: MSPRRPLAKLSVNSERTSEKRHSRKSPFVEQPPQKLPSPPTKCKQLSLADFEFGKVLGKGKLGKVYCVKHRESGLVCAIKAMSKKDLVNLKLEKNLRREIEIQRDLVHPHVSRLYGYFYDDTNVYLILEYALYGEVYQLLKTRRRFDETTASKYIYQVSLALQYLHSRHVIHRDIKPENILLSDMGDVKLSDFGWSVKSDPFSQKRLTVCGTLDYLSPEMVESRSHDFAVDIWSLGILTYEFLVGRPPFEDDDKGTTYKRIARVDLRIPSFVSDEATDFIRSLLQKNPRHRLPLVEVATHPWVQKHKAHWS, encoded by the coding sequence ATGCTGCCCAGACGCCCACTTGCAAAGCTCCTGGTCAACTCAGAACGGACCAGCGAAAAACGCCATCTGCGAAAATCGCCCTTTGTAGAACAGCCGCCTCAAAAGCTTCCGTCTCCGCCCACAAAATGCAAACAGCTACTGCTCGCTGACTTCGAGTTTGGCAAGGTCTTGGGAAAGGGAAAGCTAGGCAAAGTGTACTGTGTCAAGCACCGGGAGCTGGGGCTTGTGTGTGCAATCAAGGCGATGAGCAAAAAAgatttggtcaatttgaagcttgagaagaaccTACGAAGGGAGATCGAGATCCAGAGAGATTTGGTCCATCCCCACGTTTCTCGCCTCTATGGGTATTTTTACGACGATACAAACGTCtacttgattttggagtACGCCTTGTATGGCGAAGTGTATCAGCTTCTAAAGACAAGAAGGCGCTTTGACGAAACGACCGCCTCAAAGTACATATACCAGGTTTCTTTGGCGCTCCAGTATTTGCATTCCCGTCACGTCATCCACAGAGACATCAAGCCTGAAAACATCTTATTGCTGGATATGGGTGACGTGAAGCTCAGCGACTTTGGCTGGTCGGTGAAACTGGACCCGTTCTCCCAGAAGCGGCTCACTGTATGTGGAACTCTCGACTATCTCTCTCCTGAAATGGTGGAATCCCGCTCGCACGACTTTGCTGTGGATATTTGGCTGTTGGGCATTTTGACATATGAATTTTTGGTTGGAAGACCACcatttgaagatgacgataaGGGAACAACTTACAAAAGAATCGCAAGGGTCGATCTACGGATCCCCAGCTTTGTTAGCGACGAGGCCACAGATTTTATACGGCTGCTTCTACAGAAAAACCCACGACACCGGCTTCCTTTAGTTGAAGTTGCCACCCACCCCTGGGTGCAGAAGCATAAGGCTCACTGGAGCTGA
- the RVS161 gene encoding amphiphysin-like protein RVS161: MSWGGFKKAINRAGGAVMVKDVDKTIDKDFDMEERRYKVLKTAGQNLQKASKGYLDSLRAVTASQVTIAEIVSNLYEEARQGGSVYSNVGQYYMQCVRELDEETVKQVDGPFRETILDPVTKFASYFNEIDEAIKKRSHKKTDYDQCKAKVRRLIDKPAKDAAKLPRAEKELAMAKDIYEDLNEQLKRELPQLIALRVPFYDPSFESLVKIQLRFCTEGYSRLAQLQQYLDQASRDDYANGVLDGKIDDMLLQMNSLSITSLGQK; encoded by the coding sequence ATGTCGTGGGGAggtttcaagaaagctaTCAACAGAGCCGGTGGCGCTGTCATGGTCAAAGACGTGGATAAGACCATCGACAAGGACTTCGATATGGAGGAAAGACGATACAAGGTGCTCAAGACGGCAGGCCAAAATTTGCAGAAGGCTTCAAAAGGGTACTTGGATTCTCTCAGAGCAGTAACGGCTTCACAAGTGACAATTGCCGAAATTGTGCTGAACTTGTATGAGGAGGCCAGGCAGGGCGGATCAGTCTACTCCAACGTGGGACAGTATTACATGCAATGTGTGCGTGAGCTAGACGAAGAGACAGTGAAACAGGTGGACGGACCGTTCCGAGAAACAATTTTGGATCCGGTGACAAAGTTTGCCAGCTACTTCAATGAGATTGACGAGGCaatcaaaaagagatcGCATAAGAAGACGGACTATGACCAGTGCAAGGCTAAAGTGAGGAGATTAATCGATAAGCCCGCCAAAGACGCTGCCAAGTTGCCTCGTGCAGAAAAGGAGTTGGCCATGGCCAAGGATATATACGAGGATTTGAATGAGCAATTGAAGCGTGAATTGCCTCAACTTATTGCGTTGAGAGTGCCATTCTATGACCCCTCGTTTGAGAGTTTGGTGAAAATCCAGTTGCGTTTCTGTACGGAGGGCTACTCTAGGTTGGCGCAGTTGCAGCAGTACTTGGACCAGGCGTCCAGAGACGACTACGCTAACGGTGTGTTAGACGGCAAGATCGACGACATGTTACTTCAAATGAACTCCTTGAGCATCACAAGTTTGGGCCAGAAGTGA
- the RPT1 gene encoding proteasome regulatory particle base subunit RPT1, with protein sequence MPPKADWDKYVPNEDDDQNQENIVPLSEGDIQVLKTYGAAPYASQLKQIEKDLKDIEERIKENIGIKESDTGLSAPHLWDVMGDKQRMSQEQPLQVARCTKIIEATNPTPAVGMLANADNKSKYVINIKQIAKFVVGLGERVSPTDIEEGMRVGVDRQKYEIQLPLPPRIDPSVTMMTVEEKPDVTYGDVGGCKEQIEKLREVVELPLLSPERFVKLGIDPPKGILLYGPPGTGKTLCARAVANRTDATFIRVIGSELVQKYVGEGARMVRELFEMARTKKACIIFFDEVDAIGGARFDDGAGGDNEVQRTMLELITQLDGFDPRGNIKVMFATNRPNTLDPALLRPGRIDRKVEFSLPDLEGRANIFRIHAKTMSCDKDIRWELISRLCPNATGAELRSVCTEAGMFAIRARRKVATEKDFLKAVDKVIKGNLKFSSTSQYMQYN encoded by the coding sequence ATGCCACCAAAAGCCGACTGGGACAAGTACGTGCccaacgaagatgatgatcaGAATCAGGAAAACATAGTACCTCTCTCAGAGGGCGACATTCAGGTGCTCAAAACGTACGGAGCTGCTCCTTACGCCAGCCAGTTAAAGCAGATCGAAAAGGACCTCAAGGACATTGAGGAACGAATCAAGGAAAATATCGGCATCAAAGAGAGTGACACAGGTCTCAGTGCTCCTCACCTCTGGGACGTGATGGGTGACAAGCAGAGAATGTCTCAGGAACAGCCATTGCAGGTGGCTAGGTGTACAAAAATTATAGAGGCCACGAACCCTACGCCGGCAGTCGGGATGTTGGCCAACGCAGATAACAAGAGCAAGTATGTGATCAACATCAAGCAGATTGCCAAGTTTGTCGTTGGTTTGGGCGAAAGAGTGTCTCCTACAGATATCGAAGAGGGCATGAGAGTGGGTGTTGATAGACAGAAGTACGAGATCCAGTTGCCCTTGCCGCCACGAATTGATCCCTCGgtgacgatgatgacggTGGAAGAGAAGCCGGATGTCACGTATGGTGACgttggtggctgcaaagagCAGATTGAGAAACTTAGAGAGGTGGTGGAGCTCCCGCTTTTATCACCCGAGAGATTCGTGAAGTTGGGTATCGATCCTCCTAAAGGTATCCTTTTGTACGGTCCTCCCGGTACAGGCAAGACGCTTTGTGCCAGAGCAGTGGCCAACAGAACCGACGCTACGTTTATCAGAGTGATTGGATCTGAGTTGGTGCAGAAGTAcgttggtgaaggtgcACGTATGGTTAGAGAGCTTTTCGAGATGGCCAGAACAAAGAAAGCGTGTATTATTTTCTTCGATGAAGTGGATGCTATTGGAGGTGCCAGATTTGACGATGGTGCTGGCGGTGACAACGAGGTGCAGAGAACCATGTTGGAGTTGATCACACAGTTGGACGGTTTTGACCCAAGAGGAAACATCAAGGTGATGTTCGCCACCAACAGACCCAACACCTTGGACCCCGCGTTGTTGCGTCCCGGAAGAATCGACCGTAAAGTGGAGTTCTCCTTGCCTGACTTGGAAGGAAGAGCCAACATTTTCCGTATCCACGCCAAGACAATGAGTTGTGACAAGGACATCAGATGGGAGTTGATCTCGCGGTTATGCCCCAACGCCACGGGTGCTGAGTTGCGTTCTGTGTGTACGGAAGCGGGTATGTTTGCTATCCGTGCCAGAAGGAAAGTGGCCACGGAAAAGGACTTCCTTAAGGCGGTGGACAAGGTGATCAAGGGAAACCTCAAGTTTTCGTCCACGTCGCAGTACATGCAATATAATTAA